Below is a window of Heteronotia binoei isolate CCM8104 ecotype False Entrance Well chromosome 14, APGP_CSIRO_Hbin_v1, whole genome shotgun sequence DNA.
GCATGTGTCGGATGGCGAAGGAAGTGTCAGGCGCCCCCTCAGAGGCCGTGGCGCTTGCGGGCTCCCCCCACGGCACTGGCAGCGTGCAGCAGGCGGTCCTTCTCGCGGATTTCCTCACGGAGCTGGGCCTCAGCCAGACGCAGGCGCCGGATGCTGCCCTTCATCTCCTTCATCTTCACCTCCAGCAGGGCGATGATGTCCCGCTGCTCGTTCAGCTTGCGCAGCAGCTCCTCCGACGTGGTGCCCGAAGACAGGGAGTACGAGTGGTCGGGCGGGCCGTCCCCCAGGGGCCCATtcccagccagcaaggccaacTGGATGGGGGTGGCGACGGCTGCGGCAGCATCAGGACCCCCCAGCTCCACCTGCACGGTGAGGTCGATGGGCTTGACGTCCTCGGGTCCTCCTCCGGCTCGCGGTGCTTGCGCGCCCTGCTCGAGGGCTCCCTCTTGCTGCAGGGTGAGCAGCACAGCAGGCTGCTGGGCGGCTGCAGGTGGCTGGGCGTGGCGGGCGCGGCGAGCCCCGCGGGCGCCTTTGCGCTCGTTGACGCCCCGCAGGGGGAAGATAGTGGGCACGCGCACCAAGTAGGACTTGCGCCCGCCGGGGAAGTGCTCGGAGCAGACGCGGTGGCCGGTGGTGGGCTGGAAAGTGCTGAAGCAGCCGCTCACGCCCGCTCGCGACACGTTCTTCAGCCACAGGCGCCGCAGCTCCGCGTCcttggggaaagtgtagaagtgGAGCGCCTTGTCCCGGTGCGAGTTGCTGTAGCAGCCCGGCACGCAGCACGTGAACCCGGGCATGGTGGGTGGTGTGGGAggcttcctccccctccaccaccccgcccgctgctcctcctcctcccgagGCAGCCGGGACTACAGCTCCCACAAGGCCTCCCGAGGCTGAACGCGACAAGAGGGCAGCTCCGCAATCGCCGCTGCCGCCGCTACGGCCGCCGCCGCTGCACCCCACAGGAAGCGGAACTACCCGCCCCACAAAGCACCGCGGCGCCGCGCACCGGAACTACGTTTCCCACAAGAGCTAGCGCGGCCCCGCTTTCTCCGCTaagtttagggaagggaggagggcaaCATGCTAAGGCTGTTTTTTTTATCCCCAGCGCCTACAAACGATGCTCCCGGTGTTTACGGTTTCCCGCCATCGGCCTCTTTGTAGGCCTTCATTTCGCTTCTCTCCAAACGCTTAGACTACTCGTACCATGATGCAACGGGAAGGACGGAACTACGCTTCCCACAATGCAGTTTGCTTGTTGGTAGTTTGCCGCCTCCTGGACGTTTCACCAGAactgaagtggggggtgggggggagatttgAGGTCTGCCGTTGCTGTGGCAACCCAACTTTAGTGGCGTCCTCCCCACGCTCGCAGAGTTTAAAATTGATAGCaatttttttgcattttgttgCTATCCGTCCTAAGTCCTGATTTGTCAGGACAAAGGCGGGTTTAACAGTATTTTAATTCAACAAACGTGAATCCACTTGTTCCCCTCCCGAGCGTGGCTTAGGGATTGGAGCTGAATAAAACACAGGAGTGTCCACTCgtacctgaaagactaacaaatttgttCCAGTATCACCTTTTCTGAGTCAGGCGCATAAAGTCAGATGAAATGAGCTCTGACTCACGAAAGCTGATGTTGGAATAAATGCTATTATTCCTTTAGGTGCCGTCGGGCTCGTGTTGTTTTGTTGTTAAAGACTAAGGGAGCTGTCCAAAGTAGGCGttctcagaagtaagccccattttaTTGAATAGGtcttactcccagggaagtgttCTGAGAATTGCAGCCTCACATGACTATCCTTTTGGCAATCATTGAGAATCTCTTCCTGCTGCATTTTTTGGCTGCTGGCTTGAAGTTGCCAAAACAAAGCCTGCTGGAGCTCAAAACATTTGACCCATAGGATGCCTTAATGGTTGGGaaaaacaaagtttgactccagcggcaccgttaagaccaacacagttttatttggggtataagctttcctgtgcatgcactcTTCTTTAGATACATAAGTGGCTGGAAATAAAAGATACAACAACCGTGAGCTTTTAAGGAACTGTGATGCCCCTGACATTAAAATGAAAGATGGATAGCTGTCTTTCTCCCCTCACCTGCAGTTTATGAAGCCATCACAGCATTAAAAGATGGCCATAATCATCAAGCATcctattattattaaaaagtgAACTGGAGCCCTGTATCACAATTTGTAGCACAAGCTTTCAAGGAGGACAGCAATATTAAACACACCACAGGGAAGCCCCATTGAACTGCTTTTGGAGACTGGACTGTAAGATATTTGCATACTAAATTTCATTTTATTGTGCTCCCTGAGGTAAATATGTATACTATGCATAGAACTGCAGCCTGAAACCCAATAGGAGGTTGATTGTAGCCTAATGAATGTGACTCTAGTCATGTATAATTTAATAAATTTTTAACCTTTTGACTGTAATTACCCCAATAGTACATGGAGCTTTTCTTTAAGTATGAGGGCAGGATTTCCCCAATGGATGTTTTCTACCTCAACAAATGGTCCCAGCCGTTTTCAGTATGCTTGGTAAACAGAATTTCTGTTTACATCCCAGACTTCTGAACATAAAAATAAccctgctggattaggccaatgatccatctagtccagggtccTACTTCCCAGAAGCAGATGCCATGAAAAGCCTTCAGTCAGGAGGACAAATCCTTCCCTGTTGCTGCTGCCAAACAACTGGTGTTCAAAGctgtactgcctctgaatatggaggtcccATTTACCTATCATGGTGGACTTCTCCATACATTTGTCAAATCTTCTTTTAAAGACGCTTAAATGGATGGCCATCAATTTATCCTGAGATGATGTGTTCCACAGACTAATGATAGGCTATACAAATCAATGGCCCATGAACTTCACAAGGGCCCCCAAAGTTATAGCATTCTAGATGTGGAAGAAAAATATCTTTCTCCACACCACTAATATTTTGATAAACCTGATAGAACATAATGCATGCCACAGACAATGGTATTACTTGAAAATTCACTTATATTAAACAAAAACTTACACGTCCTTCTCCCCATGTTTTTATACTCTTCATGATGTTGCTGGTTTTGATCCAGTCATTACTTGTGTTATTTCTGTTTCATAAGATCCATCGTGgtctctcttcttttcttttatcTATAGACTCCAGTTGGTTTTACAGTTTCCATATACTGGACACCAAAGATTCTTTTGATGTCTCTTGAGTCACTTAATCACTCCTCCACTATCAACAACTGTCATGGAATCTTTTAGATTCACCATAATTCTGACTCCTGATTCTGGAGCTACTGGCTTTTATAATTCCATGGTCATAGCTCCTCAAAGTTCTGAAATGAAGCCATATTGTCTTTGGCTGGGCTTGAGCTGGGATTGGGTTCCAGGGATCAAACCCTCAATAAATTATGCATGGGAATTTTGAATGGGCCTCTGTGATCCACTGTcagagggtgcattcacactacactaaatgtgttttgcaactggaattTTGCTATCCTTACACAGTACAAATCCAGTTGTTaaaacattatttagtgtagtgtgaatgcatcctAGTTTAGCTTGAACACATGAAGTggtcttctgctgaatcagaccattggcctatCAAAGTAAATGTgtcctactctgactggcagcagttctccagggtctttgggtggaggtctttcatatcactggCATTTACACTTAACTagaaatgctggggactgaacctgggaccttctccgtGCAAACCAGATGCCCTACCACAGAGCCATACCTCCTCAGAGCTCCTCTATACTTCCTCAGAAGTAAGGTCCCATGAGTTAAATGAGATTTATTCTCTGATGGTACATGTAGTTAAGGGTGCAGCTTTAATCGACAAAACTACAGGACAGCAGCTGCTTGCAAGTAATATCCCAGCCCCCATTACTGGGCACCAGCACACCACAGAAGGGAAAGATGGTAGAAATGTGTGTAGGGAGACAGCAAAAGCTGCTAGGGCCACAGATGCACAGATGCTGAGTGGGTAGTAGAACCAGGCACAAGCTTGGCATGAAGACATCACTTTCTGCTGCTGGGTTCCCCAAACTTTTTTGACCttgtaggcacctttggaattctgacacagggtggtaggcacaaccacaaaatacCTGCCCAAGGagacagagccagccacaaaactcAGACTCAGCTCTttcaaaataataaaatttaGTTTGGCTTTTGGAAGTTCTTGCTGTGAGGCCAACAGTTACATTTATTGCCACTCctgaatagggttgtcaggtctaggttggaaaatacctggaggctttgggggtggagctgggagagggggggttggggaggggcctcagcatggtaaaatgtgatagagtccacccttcaaagcagccattttctcaagggaaactgatttctgtagtctggagatcagttgtaaaagcaggagatctccaggccccacctggagactggcaagcccaCGCCTGAAAATTATTTTGGTGAAATACATGTTCATAAATGATCCAAAACTCACAGCCAGggatggccctgccactaggcaaactaggcaattgccttaggcactggccttctggggatcccaaattgggtgcccatacATGACTTTGTGACATTATCAGTACAGGAGTGGGGTGGCCAGAAGTTAGtgtggcctagggtgccagacagtctaaggccagccctgctCACAGCCAAGTCTACAGCTGAACTGCAGCTATCTGCCTAATCCACACGGACacacacaatgttccctctaaactgcagagtcttgtgagcaaaaattctactttgtgagctactggcatgaaagttatgagctgctgcataaattagtgtgctctagggtcatcctttcagagcttagacaaaaatgtgtgagctggaggctaaaaatctgtgagctagctcacactaactcagcttagagggaacacgacACACACATCAAAGGCACAAAACCTCACCCAACATTCTTGGTGTGACCGATTGGCTCATCTGGTAAAATTGGAGGTTGCCAGTACCTGAGTgataattagggatgccagcctccagatgggacatgcgtatcctctggaattacagttcatctccagagcATAGAGATgatttcccttggagaaaatgaatgctttagagggcagactctaaggcactgtaccccactgagatcttgacctccccaggttccattcccaaatctccaggagtttctctgCCTGAATCTGGCAATCCTCCTCCCATTCTCCACCTTTaatttttgtaatctgccttcagtTTTCAGGAGAAAGACGgactacaaatgaaataaatacgtCTTTTTTTAATGTTCACCTTTTAAAACACCCGTTAGACTAGCGTGGAGAACATTTATGACGTACTGACACTCAAAGGGAGGGAATTATCTATGTTTTCCTAAATTTGCGGTAAGTGTTCTAATTCTAGTCAATACCGTATTGAAAAGAACAGTCACCGCAAATTTAAGAAAACATAGATAACTCCCTGCCTTTGAATGCTTCCGAAAAACAGGCCTTTGAATTATTATCAGCAATAGCGTTCATCCTGTATCAGTTTCCCCCTTTAACGCCGTGGGCTCAGAATAACGTCGTCTAAAGTCTTTCGAATAGCTCACATTCCAGGCACTATCCCGTAGCAGAAACACGTCTCCCACGGAGAAGACAAATGAAACTACCTTTCCCAGCGACCAGCGCGAGAGCGCTCGAGCCTGAAGCTTCGACGAGAGAATTATCGCGAGACTCGGTCTTATCGCGAGACTCGGTCCGCCTCCGCTTGAATCTCTGAGCGGGAGCGAGAAAAAGAATAACCGTTCGGCTTCCGAGCCGCCTCGTTTCCGTTAGGGCCCTGCTTCGAGCCGGGACGCAGAAGAGCCATGGCCACTCGCAGGAGGTCGGGCAGGCTCCTGGTGCAGCCAAAGAGGCGTTCCCAGCGCCTAGGGAAGGTAGGAGCTGGATCAGAATCGGAACAATGCCGGGCAATGAAGCAACCGctcgttttatttatttaattcatttataactCGCCTTTCCTCCCAAAGGGGGCGCAAAATGGCTCTCATCAGTCTCTTCCCCccccagtttatcctcacaacaaccctgagaggtagattcaggtgggcagccatgttggtctgaagtagcaagGCAAAGTTTATCCCAGGAGCACCTTGACAACCAacaaagaaaatgaagaagatattggatttatacccccccttccttctgcatctcagagcggcctacaatctcctttatcttcctcccccacaacagacgccatgtgaggtgtgtgggg
It encodes the following:
- the THAP11 gene encoding THAP domain-containing protein 11, producing the protein MPGFTCCVPGCYSNSHRDKALHFYTFPKDAELRRLWLKNVSRAGVSGCFSTFQPTTGHRVCSEHFPGGRKSYLVRVPTIFPLRGVNERKGARGARRARHAQPPAAAQQPAVLLTLQQEGALEQGAQAPRAGGGPEDVKPIDLTVQVELGGPDAAAAVATPIQLALLAGNGPLGDGPPDHSYSLSSGTTSEELLRKLNEQRDIIALLEVKMKEMKGSIRRLRLAEAQLREEIREKDRLLHAASAVGGARKRHGL